A genomic segment from Sorangium aterium encodes:
- the cbiE gene encoding precorrin-6y C5,15-methyltransferase (decarboxylating) subunit CbiE, whose product MSARRAVTVVGIGDDGCASLSSRAASAVARAEVLVGGERHLEFFPQFRGEKIALKGGLSAALDRVDALSAEQNVCILASGDPLFFGVGALVVRKLGGEHVEIIPSLSSVQWAFARTGIAWDDAAFVSVHGRSPEGFATRLRRLSKVAVLTDGENSPARLAARLLEHGDAGWNAWVCESLAGAGERVRAFDLAALAACEDIGPLNVLLLLRSDPAWRPPPAVPYLHEDAFAKRMPKNGLITKREVRMLSIASMAIRPDAVVWDVGAGSGSVSIEAAMLCPLGRVYAIEVDPEGVEICRDNVRTHGVDNVRVVAGRAPEALAALEDPDAVFVGGSKGSMEEIVTVALDRLRPGGRLVVNAITMENVAETYRALRARGLDPEVTLLSVSRGVPLARYVRYEALNPIHIFAATKPAKAQEAAEGAGLARPAAAGAQRSASEAS is encoded by the coding sequence ATGAGCGCGCGCCGCGCCGTCACCGTCGTCGGCATCGGCGATGACGGGTGCGCCAGCCTGTCGAGCCGCGCCGCGTCCGCGGTCGCCCGCGCCGAAGTGCTCGTCGGGGGCGAGCGGCACCTCGAGTTCTTCCCGCAGTTCCGCGGCGAGAAGATCGCCCTCAAGGGCGGCCTGTCCGCGGCGCTCGACCGCGTGGACGCCCTGTCCGCCGAGCAGAACGTGTGCATCCTCGCCTCGGGCGACCCGCTGTTCTTCGGCGTCGGCGCGCTCGTCGTCCGGAAGCTCGGCGGCGAGCACGTCGAGATCATCCCGAGCCTGAGCTCGGTCCAGTGGGCGTTCGCGCGCACCGGGATCGCCTGGGACGACGCCGCGTTCGTCTCGGTCCACGGGCGCTCCCCCGAGGGGTTCGCGACGCGCCTCCGCCGGCTCTCGAAGGTGGCGGTGCTGACCGACGGGGAGAACAGCCCGGCCCGCCTCGCGGCGCGGCTCCTCGAGCACGGCGACGCCGGCTGGAACGCGTGGGTCTGCGAGAGCCTCGCGGGCGCCGGCGAGCGCGTGCGCGCGTTCGACCTCGCCGCGCTCGCCGCCTGCGAGGACATCGGCCCCCTGAACGTGCTCCTGCTCCTGCGGAGCGACCCTGCGTGGCGCCCGCCGCCGGCCGTCCCCTACCTGCACGAGGACGCGTTCGCGAAGCGCATGCCGAAGAACGGCCTCATCACGAAGCGCGAGGTGCGCATGCTCTCGATCGCGTCGATGGCGATCCGCCCCGACGCGGTCGTCTGGGACGTCGGCGCCGGCTCGGGGTCGGTCTCGATCGAGGCGGCGATGCTCTGCCCCCTCGGCCGGGTCTATGCGATCGAGGTCGACCCGGAGGGCGTCGAGATCTGCCGCGACAACGTCCGCACGCACGGGGTCGACAACGTGCGCGTCGTCGCGGGCCGCGCGCCCGAGGCGCTCGCGGCGCTCGAGGACCCGGACGCTGTGTTCGTCGGAGGGAGCAAGGGGAGCATGGAGGAGATCGTCACGGTGGCGCTCGATCGGCTGCGGCCGGGCGGCCGGCTCGTTGTCAACGCCATCACGATGGAGAACGTCGCCGAGACGTACCGCGCGCTGCGGGCGCGGGGGCTCGACCCCGAGGTCACGCTGCTCTCGGTCTCGCGCGGCGTCCCGCTCGCGCGCTACGTGCGGTACGAGGCGCTGAACCCGATCCACATCTTCGCCGCGACGAAGCCGGCGAAGGCGCAGGAAGCTGCGGAGGGCGCGGGGCTGGCCCGGCCCGCGGCCGCCGGCGCGCAGCGGTCCGCCTCGGAGGCGTCATGA
- a CDS encoding precorrin-8X methylmutase: MSGDEVRTVNDMRQMTALGRRIEDKSFAIIDEEVGAHGFPEAEWQVVRRVIHATADFEFSSLMRLHPEAIVRGIAALRGGAPVLVDVKMIGVGLNEQRLASYGCAIHCFISDDDVIQAASAAGSTRAIESMRKAHRLGLLDGAIVAIGNAPTALLEVVRLAREEGARPALVIGVPVGFVSAAESKEALIESGLPSIVARGRKGGSPIAVAIVHALLLLSADSPEPTGSAGSAEPAKVAR; this comes from the coding sequence ATGAGTGGTGATGAGGTGCGCACGGTGAACGACATGCGGCAGATGACCGCGCTCGGGCGGCGCATCGAGGACAAGAGCTTCGCGATCATCGACGAGGAGGTCGGCGCGCACGGCTTCCCGGAGGCCGAGTGGCAGGTCGTCCGCCGCGTGATCCACGCGACGGCGGACTTCGAGTTCTCGTCGCTCATGCGGCTCCACCCCGAGGCGATCGTGCGGGGCATCGCGGCGCTCCGGGGCGGCGCGCCGGTCCTCGTCGACGTGAAGATGATCGGCGTCGGCCTGAACGAGCAGCGGCTCGCGTCGTACGGGTGCGCGATCCACTGCTTCATCTCGGACGACGACGTGATCCAGGCGGCCTCCGCGGCCGGCTCGACCCGCGCGATCGAGTCGATGCGCAAGGCGCACCGGCTCGGGCTCCTCGACGGCGCGATCGTCGCCATCGGTAACGCGCCGACGGCGCTGCTCGAGGTCGTGCGCCTCGCCCGCGAAGAGGGAGCGCGGCCGGCGCTCGTGATCGGCGTGCCGGTCGGCTTCGTGTCAGCGGCGGAGTCCAAGGAGGCCCTGATCGAGTCCGGGCTTCCCTCCATCGTGGCGCGCGGCCGCAAGGGCGGCAGCCCCATCGCCGTCGCGATCGTCCACGCGCTGCTGCTCCTGTCGGCGGACTCGCCGGAACCGACAGGCTCGGCCGGCTCGGCCGAGCCGGCCAAGGTGGCGCGATGA
- a CDS encoding cobalt-precorrin-5B (C(1))-methyltransferase, whose protein sequence is MAELRPRDPKGQREGFTTGACAAAAAKAAARVLARGAAVDAIETTLPNGQRVTFPLKRCDRDGPRATCSVIKDAGDDPDCTHGAELVAEVELRREPGVEIRGGAGVAVVTKPGLGLPVGAPAVNPVPRRNITEMVLEELEGSGFAGATVTLSVPQGEEMAKQTINARLGLIGGISILGTSGIVKPYSTAAFRASVVQAIDVAAERGIATLALTTGGKSEAYAMKLYPELPEEAFIQVGDFIGTGVRHAARRRITRAIIVGMIGKLSKMADGKMMTHAAGSEVSMELLAQIAEELGARPEIAAEIRQANTARHVLELCQREGLTGVAGGICRRVVEHTSRHAGGALEVHACLVDFNGALLGRYPAGDAGAIGAERAEEP, encoded by the coding sequence GCGCGTGCTCGCGCGCGGCGCGGCGGTCGACGCCATCGAGACCACCCTGCCGAACGGGCAGAGGGTCACCTTCCCGCTGAAGCGCTGCGATCGCGACGGGCCGCGCGCCACGTGCAGCGTCATCAAGGACGCCGGCGACGATCCCGACTGCACCCACGGGGCCGAGCTCGTCGCCGAGGTCGAGCTCCGCCGCGAGCCGGGCGTCGAGATCCGCGGCGGCGCCGGGGTCGCCGTCGTCACCAAGCCGGGGCTCGGGCTGCCCGTCGGCGCGCCGGCCGTGAACCCCGTGCCGCGCCGGAACATCACCGAGATGGTCCTCGAGGAGCTCGAGGGCTCGGGCTTCGCCGGGGCCACGGTCACCCTCAGCGTCCCCCAGGGCGAAGAGATGGCGAAGCAGACCATCAACGCGCGGCTCGGGCTCATCGGCGGCATCTCCATCCTCGGGACGAGCGGGATCGTGAAGCCGTACTCGACCGCCGCCTTCCGCGCGAGCGTCGTGCAGGCGATCGACGTCGCCGCCGAGCGCGGCATCGCGACGCTCGCGCTGACGACCGGCGGCAAGTCCGAGGCGTACGCGATGAAGCTCTACCCGGAGCTCCCGGAAGAGGCGTTCATCCAGGTGGGCGACTTCATCGGCACGGGCGTCCGCCACGCCGCGCGGCGGCGGATCACCCGCGCGATCATCGTCGGCATGATCGGCAAGCTCTCGAAGATGGCCGACGGCAAGATGATGACGCACGCCGCCGGCTCGGAGGTGAGCATGGAGCTGCTCGCGCAGATCGCCGAGGAGCTCGGCGCGCGGCCGGAGATCGCCGCCGAGATCCGGCAGGCGAACACAGCGCGGCACGTGCTCGAGCTGTGCCAGCGCGAGGGGCTCACCGGCGTGGCCGGGGGGATCTGCCGGCGCGTCGTCGAGCACACCTCGCGTCATGCGGGCGGCGCCCTCGAGGTGCACGCCTGCCTCGTCGATTTCAACGGGGCGCTGCTGGGCCGATATCCGGCCGGCGACGCCGGTGCCATCGGTGCGGAGAGAGCGGAGGAGCCATGA